The Mycolicibacterium smegmatis genome has a window encoding:
- a CDS encoding D-2-hydroxyacid dehydrogenase yields the protein MPTPNQSGAAGGRAVRDRRPAVAVLCAQESDRPPGLEALDVEFRYCTADTLAEAVRGARAMLLWDFFSKAVRDVWSAAGSVEWIHVTAAGVDTLLFDELRDSDVVVTNAHGVFDRPIAEYVLGAVIAHAKDTRRSLDLQRQHRWQHRETRRVTGSRALVVGTGGIGRETARLLRAAGLEVRGAGRTARDDDPDFGRVVASSDLSAEVGWCDHLILAVPLTDATRGLVDAAVLGAMKPDAHLVNIARGPVVDEAALIAALTEHRIGGATLDAFDVEPLPADHPLWDVPNVTITAHMSGDVVGWRDTLAEQYAENVRRWLAGEPLHNVVDKKLGYISQAGRGVR from the coding sequence GTGCCGACACCCAATCAGTCCGGTGCGGCCGGTGGCCGTGCGGTCCGCGATCGACGTCCGGCCGTCGCGGTTCTCTGCGCGCAGGAGTCCGATCGTCCGCCCGGGCTTGAGGCGCTCGACGTCGAATTCCGTTACTGCACCGCCGACACCCTCGCCGAGGCCGTGCGCGGTGCACGCGCGATGCTGTTGTGGGACTTCTTCTCCAAAGCCGTTCGCGACGTGTGGTCCGCAGCCGGTTCCGTGGAGTGGATCCACGTCACCGCGGCGGGCGTCGACACGCTGCTCTTCGATGAACTGCGCGACTCCGATGTCGTCGTGACGAACGCCCACGGGGTGTTCGATCGACCCATCGCCGAGTATGTCCTGGGAGCGGTGATCGCGCACGCCAAGGACACCCGCCGAAGCCTCGACCTGCAGCGACAGCACCGCTGGCAGCACCGCGAGACCCGCCGGGTCACGGGTTCCCGCGCCCTCGTGGTCGGCACCGGCGGCATCGGCCGAGAGACCGCGCGCCTGCTGCGCGCGGCAGGTCTGGAGGTCAGGGGCGCGGGCCGCACGGCGCGCGACGACGATCCGGACTTCGGCAGAGTGGTTGCCAGCAGCGATCTTTCGGCCGAGGTGGGCTGGTGTGACCACCTGATTCTCGCGGTGCCGCTCACCGATGCGACGCGCGGCCTGGTCGACGCGGCCGTGCTGGGGGCGATGAAACCCGACGCGCATCTGGTCAACATCGCCCGCGGGCCCGTCGTGGACGAGGCGGCCCTGATCGCAGCGTTGACCGAACATCGCATCGGCGGTGCGACGCTCGACGCGTTCGACGTCGAACCGCTGCCCGCCGACCACCCGTTGTGGGATGTGCCGAACGTCACCATCACCGCGCACATGTCCGGTGACGTCGTCGGCTGGCGCGACACGCTCGCCGAGCAGTACGCGGAGAACGTCCGGCGCTGGCTGGCCGGAGAACCGCTGCACAATGTCGTGGACAAGAAGCTCGGCTACATCAGCCAGGCAGGGAGGGGGGTTCGTTGA
- a CDS encoding ABC transporter permease has product MTSAETVATTPAPAAPVRTSRAARSGVPRYVRPPATRVLALPAGVWRLILIIAFFGGVEILAQSGAVPRLSLVPVSEMAVQAGELLTDTDFLVNDLLRSAGIVVVSFVVASVLGVAVAYLMWRSAVVRSALEPYLSVFYAVPTFAVYPILVVLFGVGVWPIVVLASTFSIVVVILNSLAGFDSVPEVVSKLDRSLKLTRWQSFRLILLPSAMPDIAAGVKLCMAYSVIATLAMEFILASDGLGNFIADAYDSFAVAEMYGAILIVGALALIANLGISAALNRLDWRRR; this is encoded by the coding sequence ATGACGTCGGCGGAAACCGTGGCCACCACACCGGCGCCCGCCGCACCGGTCCGGACATCACGCGCCGCGCGCTCGGGTGTCCCCCGCTATGTGCGGCCGCCGGCAACACGGGTTCTCGCGCTGCCCGCGGGTGTGTGGCGGCTCATCCTGATCATCGCGTTCTTCGGAGGCGTCGAGATCCTCGCGCAATCCGGTGCGGTGCCGCGACTGTCACTGGTGCCGGTGTCGGAGATGGCCGTGCAGGCCGGTGAACTGCTGACCGACACGGATTTCCTGGTGAACGATCTGCTGCGCAGTGCGGGCATCGTCGTGGTCAGCTTCGTCGTGGCATCTGTGCTCGGCGTGGCGGTGGCATACCTGATGTGGCGCAGTGCCGTCGTCCGTTCGGCGCTCGAGCCATACCTCAGCGTCTTCTATGCGGTGCCGACGTTCGCGGTGTATCCGATCCTCGTCGTCCTGTTCGGCGTGGGCGTGTGGCCGATCGTCGTGCTCGCGTCGACGTTCAGCATCGTCGTCGTCATCCTGAACTCCCTGGCGGGCTTCGACTCGGTACCCGAGGTGGTGAGCAAGCTCGACCGGTCGTTGAAGCTGACCCGCTGGCAGTCCTTCCGCCTCATTCTCCTGCCGTCGGCCATGCCCGATATCGCGGCCGGTGTGAAGCTGTGCATGGCGTACTCCGTGATCGCCACTCTGGCAATGGAGTTCATCCTGGCCTCCGACGGACTCGGCAACTTCATCGCCGACGCCTACGACAGCTTCGCGGTCGCCGAGATGTACGGCGCGATCCTGATCGTCGGGGCTCTCGCGCTCATCGCGAACCTGGGGATCTCCGCGGCGTTGAACCGGCTCGATTGGAGGCGTCGATGA
- a CDS encoding ABC transporter permease: protein MTQTVPTTKPSSDRLRARVLPPVVLLVALVAAWWVGADILDSAVFPTPAESISTLGAELTDNGFRASVGSTVLNLAIAYSLVVAVGGVLGVLIGLNAFWSRTLSPLIFSLHSVPKIVLYPIFLLFLGLGALSQVSFAFFQGLLPMFLIMLEGSAGVNRLHLKLAASLQMSYPALLRKIVVPQLVPTVLTAMRVSFGLTFVGLILAEMFSGTTGLGYELLRNVTQVRMANILGEVLLITVIALIPTVALKYFELRVKARAH from the coding sequence ATGACACAGACCGTCCCGACGACGAAACCGTCGTCAGATCGACTTCGTGCACGGGTACTTCCGCCCGTCGTCCTGCTTGTCGCCCTCGTCGCGGCTTGGTGGGTCGGCGCCGACATCCTCGACAGTGCCGTGTTCCCCACGCCGGCCGAGTCGATCTCCACGCTCGGTGCGGAGCTCACGGACAACGGGTTTCGCGCGAGCGTCGGTTCGACAGTGCTGAACCTCGCGATCGCGTACTCGCTGGTGGTGGCCGTCGGCGGTGTGCTCGGCGTGTTGATCGGATTGAACGCCTTCTGGAGCCGGACGCTGTCACCGCTCATCTTCTCGCTCCACAGCGTTCCCAAGATCGTGCTGTACCCGATCTTCTTGCTGTTCCTGGGTCTCGGCGCGTTGAGCCAGGTGTCGTTCGCGTTCTTCCAGGGCCTGCTGCCGATGTTTTTGATCATGCTCGAAGGCAGTGCCGGCGTGAACCGGCTGCATCTCAAACTCGCCGCCAGCCTGCAGATGAGTTACCCGGCACTACTGCGCAAGATCGTGGTACCGCAGCTGGTTCCGACCGTGCTCACCGCGATGCGGGTCAGCTTCGGGCTGACCTTCGTCGGCCTGATTCTCGCCGAGATGTTCTCCGGGACCACCGGACTGGGGTACGAACTGCTCCGCAACGTGACCCAGGTCAGGATGGCCAACATCCTCGGCGAGGTGCTGCTGATCACGGTGATCGCGTTGATCCCGACCGTTGCCCTGAAGTATTTCGAGCTCCGGGTGAAGGCACGCGCGCATTAG
- a CDS encoding ABC transporter substrate-binding protein: MSTTRKLSAALASSVVTIGLLAGCSGAESRDADPDNPVKIDITVTHDTEPFSVPWLVGIDQGFFEKRGVEVGQIVPGKGGASTIQNQLSGDLPIADTSFPAVVDAKTSGADLVIVGGAVQSLAGNDFYALAQNQAVNSVEDVKVWSFTREGSVTQQLTYLLPDAEGIDADAVQRKAAGGLGEGIALLEGGDVDAAVVPIAEALKNAQAYKLVVSAKEVIPKFQQTVMTTTPEYAEEHPNVIKAITAGYDEAVGWTRDNPQQAAAIWAKHTKEDTAVAEEIVASYLESDYWGVGFNSEAIANALKGFELVGKDASEVDLCELFDPQYLPEGASTTAAEDC, translated from the coding sequence ATGTCAACCACGCGCAAACTGTCCGCGGCCCTGGCAAGTTCCGTCGTCACGATCGGTCTGCTTGCCGGTTGTTCGGGAGCCGAATCCCGCGACGCCGATCCCGACAATCCGGTCAAGATCGACATCACGGTCACACACGACACCGAGCCGTTCTCCGTGCCGTGGCTCGTGGGGATCGACCAGGGCTTCTTCGAGAAGCGCGGCGTCGAGGTCGGCCAGATCGTGCCAGGAAAAGGCGGAGCGTCGACGATCCAGAACCAACTGTCGGGCGACCTTCCGATCGCCGATACGAGCTTCCCGGCCGTGGTCGACGCGAAGACGAGCGGTGCCGATCTCGTCATCGTCGGCGGCGCCGTGCAGTCGTTGGCGGGCAACGATTTCTACGCGCTCGCGCAGAACCAGGCGGTGAACTCCGTCGAGGATGTGAAGGTCTGGTCGTTCACCAGGGAAGGCTCCGTCACGCAGCAGCTGACCTACCTGTTGCCCGACGCCGAAGGGATCGACGCCGACGCCGTCCAACGCAAGGCGGCAGGCGGGCTCGGCGAGGGCATCGCGCTGCTCGAGGGCGGCGACGTCGATGCCGCCGTCGTCCCCATCGCCGAAGCGCTCAAGAACGCGCAGGCCTACAAGCTCGTGGTCTCGGCCAAGGAAGTGATCCCGAAGTTCCAGCAGACCGTGATGACGACGACGCCCGAGTACGCCGAGGAGCACCCGAATGTGATCAAGGCGATCACCGCCGGCTACGACGAAGCCGTCGGGTGGACCAGGGACAATCCGCAGCAGGCCGCCGCGATCTGGGCCAAGCACACCAAAGAGGACACCGCGGTCGCAGAAGAGATCGTGGCGAGCTACCTCGAATCCGACTACTGGGGCGTCGGATTCAACTCCGAGGCGATTGCCAACGCGTTGAAGGGCTTCGAGCTCGTCGGCAAGGACGCGTCAGAGGTCGACCTGTGTGAGCTGTTCGACCCGCAGTACCTCCCTGAAGGCGCGTCCACGACAGCCGCCGAAGACTGCTGA
- a CDS encoding SGNH/GDSL hydrolase family protein encodes MTSSNLGLLPRPITVDLFRGLAELEDTGRGWLPHRLPRPARARCDDPQLLGAEAQPSGVRLAVRTAATAIELDVLRTRVVLTGIPARADGVVDLLIDGRRVRRSTVYGGDLVRIDPSTGASETVPGEVATLRFEELPEHDKTVELWLPHYERTEVVGLRTDAPVTPAQTDRPIWIHHGSSISQGSNADTPSTTWPALVASEANLDLVNLGFSGSAMLDSFVARSIRDRPADLISVKIGINLVNSDLMRRRAFGPAVHGFLDTIRDGHPSAPLVVIGPLYCPIHETTPGPGSFDVDALASGTVRFVAVGDPADALVPNAGLRRLTLSGIRDHLAEIVASRQADDPYLFYVDGLDLYGPGDEAAHPLPDNLHPDAATHRLIAQRFAQIAQRFAHVLDGRVSGWSPVRTS; translated from the coding sequence GTGACCTCTTCGAACCTCGGTCTGCTCCCACGCCCGATCACCGTCGACCTGTTCCGCGGACTCGCGGAACTCGAAGACACCGGCCGTGGTTGGCTTCCACACCGCCTGCCGCGCCCTGCGCGTGCGCGGTGCGACGACCCACAGTTGCTGGGCGCCGAGGCGCAGCCCTCGGGCGTGCGGCTGGCCGTGCGCACGGCCGCGACCGCGATCGAACTCGATGTCCTGCGAACACGTGTTGTGCTGACGGGCATTCCGGCTCGTGCCGACGGCGTCGTCGACCTGCTCATCGACGGCCGGCGAGTGCGCCGATCCACGGTGTACGGCGGTGATCTGGTGCGCATCGACCCCTCGACCGGTGCGAGCGAAACCGTTCCGGGTGAGGTGGCGACGTTGCGCTTCGAGGAATTGCCTGAGCACGACAAGACAGTCGAGCTGTGGCTGCCGCACTATGAGCGAACAGAAGTGGTCGGGTTGCGCACCGACGCACCCGTCACGCCCGCGCAGACCGACCGGCCCATCTGGATCCACCACGGCAGTTCGATCAGCCAGGGCTCCAACGCCGACACCCCCAGCACCACCTGGCCCGCGTTGGTGGCCTCTGAGGCGAACCTCGACCTGGTGAATCTCGGCTTCTCGGGCAGCGCGATGCTGGATTCGTTCGTGGCCAGGTCGATTCGCGATCGTCCGGCCGACCTGATCAGCGTCAAGATCGGCATCAACCTGGTGAACTCGGACCTGATGCGCCGGCGGGCATTCGGGCCCGCCGTGCACGGATTCCTCGACACCATCCGCGACGGACACCCGAGCGCACCGCTCGTCGTCATCGGGCCGCTGTACTGCCCGATCCACGAGACCACCCCTGGTCCTGGGAGTTTCGACGTCGACGCGCTGGCGTCCGGCACCGTGCGGTTCGTCGCAGTGGGGGACCCCGCCGACGCCCTCGTCCCCAATGCCGGGTTGCGGCGCCTGACCCTCAGCGGCATACGCGATCATCTCGCCGAGATCGTGGCGTCCCGGCAGGCCGATGATCCGTATCTGTTCTACGTCGACGGCCTGGACCTGTACGGGCCCGGCGACGAGGCCGCACATCCGCTGCCCGACAACCTGCACCCCGACGCGGCCACCCATCGACTGATCGCGCAGCGGTTCGCGCAGATCGCGCAGCGGTTCGCGCACGTCCTGGACGGCCGGGTGTCCGGGTGGTCACCGGTCCGGACGAGCTAA
- a CDS encoding ABC transporter ATP-binding protein, with product MTDQRSVRPIVEVSGCVQRFGGLHALGPIDLTIRSGEFVSIVGPSGCGKSTLLELVAGLQVPADGGVSVAGEPLRGPRDRTAIAFQESATLPWRTVRDNVAFALEVRAVPKAERRRRADELIRTVGLAGFEDNYPSQLSGGMRQRVAIARCLSMDPDLILADEPFGALDEQTRLLMSFELMRVVEELSCGVLFITHSIQEAVLLSDRVLVMSARPGTILDEIHVDLPRPRDEHTLASPRMAALTERIWAQLKDEAGKAMEATLR from the coding sequence ATGACCGACCAGCGAAGCGTCCGGCCGATCGTCGAGGTGTCCGGCTGTGTACAGCGGTTCGGCGGACTCCACGCCCTGGGACCGATCGATCTCACGATCCGATCCGGTGAGTTCGTGTCGATCGTCGGCCCGAGCGGGTGTGGCAAGTCGACGCTGCTGGAGTTGGTCGCAGGTCTCCAGGTCCCGGCCGACGGCGGGGTCTCGGTGGCAGGCGAGCCACTGCGCGGGCCGCGTGACCGCACCGCGATAGCGTTTCAGGAGTCGGCGACACTGCCCTGGCGGACCGTGCGGGACAACGTCGCGTTTGCGCTCGAGGTGCGCGCGGTGCCGAAAGCGGAACGCCGCCGACGTGCCGACGAGTTGATCCGCACGGTCGGACTCGCGGGGTTCGAGGACAATTATCCGTCGCAGTTGTCCGGCGGGATGCGTCAGCGCGTGGCCATCGCGCGCTGCCTGTCGATGGATCCCGACCTGATCCTGGCCGACGAACCGTTCGGCGCCCTCGACGAGCAGACGCGGTTGCTGATGTCGTTCGAGTTGATGCGCGTGGTCGAGGAGTTGTCCTGCGGCGTTCTGTTCATCACGCACAGCATTCAGGAGGCCGTGCTGTTATCCGACCGCGTACTGGTGATGAGTGCCCGCCCGGGAACGATCCTCGACGAGATCCACGTCGATCTGCCACGTCCGCGCGACGAGCACACGCTGGCCTCACCGAGGATGGCGGCGCTCACCGAAAGGATCTGGGCGCAGCTCAAAGACGAGGCAGGCAAGGCGATGGAAGCGACCCTGCGATGA
- a CDS encoding DUF3830 family protein — protein MSRFITVSLDKRGVSCVARLLDEVAPRTCAAVWDALPLSAQVFHGKYARNEIYTLLPAFAPADPGKENTTITPIPGDLCWFSFDSDDLGNPAYGYENTTGTGTTGGIVDLALFYGRNNLLINGDQGWVPGNVFGTIVEGLDEMAEACQDLWMGGVRGETLSFSRRE, from the coding sequence TTGAGCAGGTTCATCACGGTGTCGTTGGACAAGCGCGGCGTCAGCTGCGTCGCGCGGTTACTCGACGAGGTGGCGCCCCGAACCTGTGCGGCCGTCTGGGATGCCCTGCCGCTGTCGGCGCAGGTCTTCCACGGCAAGTACGCGCGCAACGAGATCTACACGCTGCTACCGGCTTTCGCGCCCGCCGATCCCGGCAAGGAGAACACCACGATCACGCCCATCCCGGGCGACCTGTGCTGGTTCTCGTTCGACTCCGACGATCTGGGCAACCCCGCCTACGGCTACGAGAACACCACGGGCACCGGAACCACCGGGGGCATCGTCGATCTCGCGCTGTTCTACGGGCGCAACAACCTGCTGATCAACGGTGACCAGGGCTGGGTGCCGGGCAACGTGTTCGGCACGATCGTGGAAGGCCTCGACGAGATGGCCGAGGCCTGCCAGGACCTGTGGATGGGCGGCGTGCGCGGGGAGACCTTGAGCTTCAGCCGTCGGGAGTGA
- a CDS encoding 3-isopropylmalate dehydratase large subunit, whose protein sequence is MGSTVIEQLLGRASEHPAPKPGDTVVVDVDLTVLIDLQFQHDRLHHVLQVHDPDKIAVVMDHAVPAPSIRDASGGERAREFARSHGVSKFYDVGRHGIVHQVIAEQALALPGQNLACTDSHTCAAGALNVAARGLGPAEVLQIVCTGKTWHMVPPTIRYDLVGQKPDHINGKDIFLHIAGTYGEATDHAIEYGGPGLSSVPMSDRRTMAAQGAEVGADFSVFPADEVCLESLGDRARDAHPCNGDDDARYAVRRSVDLSALKPMVSKPGTVINNSLPVSELEDKPIHQAFIGSCANGQLDDLRVAATILDGKKVKSGVRLIVTPASQQVYLDAVAAGYVTSIVSAGGVVTNPTCGACFGYHMGVLGPGEVCVTASTRNFKGRMGSPDAEIYMASPATVATSAIAGHITAPGGV, encoded by the coding sequence ATGGGATCCACCGTCATCGAGCAGTTACTGGGCAGGGCATCGGAGCACCCCGCGCCGAAGCCCGGCGACACCGTGGTGGTCGACGTCGACCTGACCGTGCTGATCGACCTGCAGTTCCAGCACGACCGGCTGCACCATGTCCTGCAAGTACACGATCCGGACAAGATCGCCGTCGTCATGGACCACGCCGTTCCCGCGCCGTCGATCCGCGACGCCTCAGGCGGTGAGCGGGCACGTGAATTCGCCCGGTCGCACGGCGTGAGCAAGTTCTACGACGTGGGCAGGCACGGAATCGTGCACCAGGTGATCGCCGAGCAGGCCCTCGCTCTGCCCGGGCAGAACCTCGCGTGCACCGATTCACACACGTGCGCCGCGGGTGCCCTCAACGTCGCCGCACGTGGCCTCGGTCCGGCGGAGGTCCTGCAGATCGTGTGCACCGGCAAGACGTGGCACATGGTTCCGCCGACCATCCGCTACGACCTGGTCGGGCAGAAACCGGACCACATCAACGGCAAGGACATCTTCCTGCACATCGCCGGCACGTACGGCGAAGCCACCGACCACGCGATCGAGTACGGCGGCCCCGGCCTGTCGAGTGTGCCGATGTCGGACCGTCGCACCATGGCCGCGCAGGGCGCGGAGGTCGGGGCGGACTTCTCGGTGTTCCCGGCCGACGAGGTGTGTCTGGAGTCGTTGGGTGACAGGGCGCGAGATGCGCACCCGTGCAACGGCGATGACGACGCCCGGTACGCGGTACGACGCTCCGTCGATCTCTCCGCTCTGAAACCCATGGTCTCCAAACCCGGCACGGTGATCAACAATTCGCTGCCGGTGAGCGAACTGGAGGACAAACCGATCCATCAGGCGTTCATCGGCTCCTGTGCCAACGGCCAACTCGACGACCTGCGTGTCGCGGCCACCATTCTCGACGGGAAGAAGGTGAAAAGCGGTGTACGGCTGATCGTCACACCGGCCTCGCAGCAGGTGTACCTCGACGCGGTGGCGGCGGGCTATGTCACCTCGATCGTCTCCGCGGGTGGCGTCGTCACCAACCCGACCTGCGGTGCCTGCTTCGGCTACCACATGGGTGTGCTCGGCCCCGGCGAGGTCTGCGTGACCGCCAGCACCAGAAACTTCAAGGGCCGCATGGGAAGTCCCGACGCCGAGATCTACATGGCCTCGCCCGCGACGGTTGCGACGTCTGCCATCGCCGGACACATCACCGCACCCGGAGGTGTCTGA
- a CDS encoding 3-isopropylmalate dehydratase small subunit, with product MPTATHELVLSGRSWTFGDEVTTDDMFPGYAMRLPIPQAAHEMFDASRKGWPEMVRAGDIVVGGANFGLGSSRPVALLFRELGVACLLAESFNSLFLRNCINYGLPILAVPGISSAVTEGDELSVDIVNATVRNNSTGAVLTSKPYPQFLVEILQRGGLLQRLEEDGYLRPGTTD from the coding sequence ATGCCGACCGCCACACATGAACTCGTGCTCTCGGGTCGCTCGTGGACCTTCGGTGACGAGGTGACGACCGACGACATGTTTCCCGGGTACGCCATGCGACTGCCGATCCCGCAGGCCGCGCACGAGATGTTCGACGCATCACGCAAGGGCTGGCCCGAGATGGTGCGGGCCGGCGACATCGTCGTCGGCGGCGCGAACTTCGGGCTCGGATCGAGCCGGCCGGTGGCCTTGTTGTTTCGTGAACTCGGCGTCGCCTGCCTGCTCGCCGAGAGCTTCAACTCGCTGTTCCTGCGCAACTGCATCAACTACGGCCTGCCGATCCTTGCCGTGCCGGGAATTTCGTCAGCCGTCACCGAGGGCGACGAGTTGAGCGTCGACATCGTCAACGCGACCGTCCGGAACAACTCGACCGGGGCCGTCCTCACGTCGAAGCCCTACCCCCAGTTCCTCGTCGAGATCCTGCAGCGCGGCGGCCTGCTGCAGCGCCTCGAAGAAGACGGCTACCTACGACCGGGCACCACCGATTAG
- a CDS encoding amidase, producing MSPVEATQAALDAIDSYDKSVNAFVLVDHEGALAAAKESEARWFSGEQLGPADGVPTSIKDALWTRGWPTLRGSTLIDEAGPWDEDAPSVARLREAGAVIIGKTTTPEYSWKGVTDSYRYGATVNPWDTTKTAGGSSGGSAAAVALGMGPWSVGTDGGGSVRIPGGFTGTVALKPTYGLVPLYPMSAFGSLAHVGPMTRSVRDCAALLDVISRFDGRDGTAMPTPTSSFLDGLDAGVAGLRVAYSPNLGYVHNDPEVDAAVRAAVDVIAAAGAEVEEVDPGFADPVEAFHVLWFSGEAHVLRGYGDAVDDRVDPGLRRTAAIGATFSAADYLDATAVRMDLGLRMGRFHQTYDLLLTPTLPLPAFTAGQDVPDGWHSPDWTSWTPYTYPFNLSQQPALTVPCGLTSAGLPIGLQVVGPRHSDALVLRVGQAYQSATDWHLKTPKVLTGEGH from the coding sequence ATGTCACCGGTCGAGGCGACCCAGGCCGCACTCGACGCGATCGACTCCTACGACAAGTCGGTGAACGCGTTCGTTCTGGTGGATCACGAAGGTGCGCTCGCCGCCGCGAAAGAGTCCGAGGCGCGGTGGTTCTCAGGTGAACAGCTGGGACCGGCCGACGGGGTGCCGACGTCGATCAAGGATGCGTTGTGGACCCGCGGGTGGCCGACGCTGCGCGGCAGCACGCTGATCGACGAGGCCGGTCCGTGGGACGAGGACGCGCCGAGTGTCGCGCGGTTGCGCGAAGCCGGCGCGGTGATCATCGGCAAGACCACCACCCCCGAGTACTCGTGGAAAGGCGTCACCGACTCCTACCGGTACGGCGCGACCGTCAATCCGTGGGACACCACCAAGACCGCGGGCGGATCCAGCGGCGGGAGCGCGGCGGCCGTCGCGCTCGGTATGGGGCCCTGGTCGGTGGGCACCGATGGCGGGGGATCGGTCCGCATCCCCGGCGGGTTCACCGGGACCGTCGCGCTCAAACCGACCTACGGTCTGGTTCCGCTGTACCCCATGAGCGCGTTCGGCAGCCTGGCGCACGTCGGCCCCATGACGCGGTCGGTGCGTGACTGCGCGGCGTTGCTCGACGTGATCAGCCGCTTCGACGGACGCGACGGCACCGCGATGCCGACGCCGACGTCCTCGTTCCTCGACGGTCTCGACGCAGGCGTCGCGGGTCTGCGCGTCGCCTACTCGCCCAATCTCGGCTACGTGCACAACGACCCCGAGGTCGACGCGGCGGTACGCGCCGCCGTCGACGTGATCGCCGCTGCCGGAGCCGAAGTCGAGGAGGTCGACCCCGGTTTCGCCGACCCGGTCGAGGCGTTCCACGTGCTGTGGTTCTCCGGTGAGGCCCACGTCCTGCGGGGCTACGGCGACGCCGTCGACGATCGCGTCGATCCCGGGTTGCGGCGCACCGCGGCGATCGGCGCGACGTTCTCGGCCGCCGACTACCTCGACGCCACGGCGGTTCGGATGGACCTCGGCCTGCGGATGGGGCGGTTCCACCAGACCTACGATCTGCTGCTCACGCCGACCCTTCCGCTTCCCGCGTTCACGGCCGGGCAGGACGTGCCCGACGGTTGGCACTCACCCGACTGGACCAGTTGGACCCCGTACACGTACCCGTTCAACCTGAGCCAGCAACCGGCGCTGACCGTGCCGTGCGGGCTCACCTCAGCCGGACTGCCGATCGGCCTGCAGGTCGTGGGGCCCCGGCACTCCGACGCGCTCGTACTGCGTGTCGGCCAGGCGTACCAGTCCGCCACCGACTGGCATTTGAAGACTCCGAAAGTTCTCACAGGGGAGGGACATTGA
- a CDS encoding isocitrate lyase/PEP mutase family protein, whose translation MEARRKLNAQIESGTLTVAPGVYDGLTAALVKRREFNAAYMSGAAVAASLGLPDLGLTSQSEMAARVALLTGVLGDVPLIADADTGFGDIINAVRTVQLYERAGVAAIQLEDQMFPKKCGHLDSKEVVAPEDFQRKIEAVVEARTDDRMLVIARTDALASRGFDDAVARARSYVEAGADVIFIEAPQTAEQIAAIPGLISKPTLFNVVPRGKTPPVSLEMLQTAGYSIVIAPGLAFGAAADAVDHALATLRDGDTDTGSQWSPNELFRAVGLDYWDEVGKRFATPTVGV comes from the coding sequence ATGGAAGCTCGTCGGAAACTCAATGCGCAGATCGAGTCCGGCACGCTCACGGTGGCCCCCGGCGTGTACGACGGATTGACCGCCGCTCTGGTGAAACGCCGCGAGTTCAACGCGGCCTACATGTCCGGAGCCGCTGTCGCCGCCTCGCTCGGATTGCCCGACCTCGGCCTGACGAGTCAGAGCGAGATGGCTGCGCGTGTGGCCCTGCTGACGGGTGTGCTCGGCGACGTCCCGTTGATCGCCGATGCCGACACCGGATTCGGCGACATCATCAACGCCGTACGCACCGTCCAGTTGTACGAGCGTGCCGGAGTCGCGGCGATCCAGCTGGAAGACCAGATGTTCCCCAAGAAGTGCGGGCATCTCGACTCGAAGGAAGTTGTTGCGCCAGAGGACTTTCAGCGCAAGATCGAAGCCGTCGTCGAGGCACGCACCGACGACCGGATGCTGGTGATCGCGCGCACCGACGCCCTCGCGTCACGAGGTTTCGACGACGCGGTGGCCCGCGCCAGGAGTTATGTAGAAGCAGGCGCCGACGTCATCTTCATCGAGGCACCGCAGACCGCCGAACAGATCGCGGCCATCCCCGGGCTGATCTCCAAACCGACCCTGTTCAACGTCGTGCCACGCGGAAAGACGCCGCCCGTGTCACTCGAAATGCTGCAGACCGCAGGGTATTCGATCGTGATCGCGCCCGGCCTGGCATTCGGTGCGGCGGCCGACGCGGTCGACCACGCCCTGGCAACGCTGCGCGACGGTGACACCGACACGGGAAGCCAGTGGTCGCCTAACGAGCTGTTCCGTGCCGTCGGCCTGGACTACTGGGACGAGGTCGGCAAACGATTCGCGACTCCAACCGTAGGTGTGTGA